Proteins from one Streptomyces sp. NBC_00289 genomic window:
- a CDS encoding class I SAM-dependent methyltransferase, translated as MLNNLINRHDADRLLRKVRRLELDPVLAKLRVRGGARVVQHWSQVDPSLTEWWAIPAVVRRWNLLMTGDPDTSFPQYVAAKHFAPRTDLRGLSLGCGTGGNELLWARTGAFGLLEGVDVAQQRIDFATRAAAEQGLADVLRFRVTDVNRMTSDGERFDVLLGLQSLHHFDDLGETLPRLSQLIEPDGMFVVDEFVGPTRFQWTDGQLEAANALLDQLPEERRRLADGRIKRRVVRPSRLSMVLDDPSEAVDAAALLPGLRRHFDVVEERPYGGTVLHIAFSGIAHNFLDQEPGTLELLERCFALEDAVLPDVGHDFVAMVCRPRSAAG; from the coding sequence ATGCTGAACAACCTGATCAACAGACACGACGCGGACCGGCTGCTGCGCAAGGTGCGGCGGCTGGAACTCGACCCGGTGCTGGCCAAACTGCGGGTGCGCGGCGGTGCGCGGGTGGTCCAGCACTGGTCCCAGGTCGACCCGTCGCTGACCGAGTGGTGGGCGATACCCGCGGTCGTCAGGCGGTGGAACCTGCTGATGACCGGCGACCCGGACACCTCTTTTCCCCAGTACGTGGCCGCCAAGCACTTCGCGCCGCGCACCGATCTGCGCGGCCTGTCGCTGGGGTGCGGCACCGGCGGGAACGAGCTGCTCTGGGCGAGGACCGGCGCGTTCGGTCTCCTCGAGGGCGTGGACGTGGCGCAGCAGCGGATCGACTTCGCCACCCGCGCAGCCGCCGAGCAGGGCCTCGCCGACGTCCTGCGCTTCCGGGTCACCGACGTCAACCGGATGACCAGCGACGGGGAACGCTTCGACGTGCTGCTGGGCCTGCAGTCGCTCCACCACTTCGACGACCTGGGCGAGACCCTGCCGCGACTGTCGCAACTGATCGAGCCCGACGGGATGTTCGTGGTCGACGAGTTCGTCGGCCCCACCCGGTTCCAGTGGACCGACGGCCAGCTGGAGGCGGCGAACGCGCTGCTCGACCAGCTCCCCGAGGAGCGGCGGCGCCTGGCCGACGGCCGGATCAAACGCCGTGTCGTACGGCCCAGCAGGCTGTCGATGGTGCTGGACGACCCCTCGGAGGCGGTCGACGCGGCAGCGCTGCTGCCGGGCCTGCGGCGCCATTTCGACGTCGTCGAGGAACGGCCGTACGGAGGCACGGTGCTGCACATCGCGTTCTCCGGGATCGCGCACAACTTCCTCGACCAGGAGCCCGGGACACTGGAGTTGCTGGAACGGTGCTTCGCTCTGGAGGACGCGGTCCTCCCGGACGTGGGGCACGACTTCGTCGCCATGGTGTGCCGGCCGCGGAGTGCCGCGGGCTGA
- a CDS encoding glycosyltransferase, whose translation MSPVAVIVVTWNSASVLPGFLAALPDGMAGLDWRLVVADNDSADDTVEVLRTLAPDATVVQTGRNAGYAAGVNAALRAAGEHGTALICNPDIRMRQGCAKRLVDGLGDGVGIAVPLLYEEGRDRPHHSLRRESSVSRALGEALIGNTRAGRFPRLSELVTDPAAYQRSTRADWATGALMAVSGECLAACGPWDESFFLYSEETEYCLRARDRGYATQLEPTAEAVHLGGDSQVSARLWTLLTLNRVRLYRRRHGALATAAFRAAVLLRETSRAALGRPASRAAALALIRPGVLRTTPGP comes from the coding sequence ATGAGTCCCGTCGCCGTCATCGTCGTCACCTGGAACAGTGCCTCGGTGCTGCCCGGGTTCCTCGCCGCGCTTCCCGACGGCATGGCCGGCCTCGACTGGCGGCTCGTCGTCGCCGACAACGACTCCGCCGACGACACCGTCGAGGTTCTCCGGACGCTGGCCCCCGACGCCACCGTCGTCCAGACGGGCCGCAACGCCGGGTACGCGGCCGGGGTCAACGCGGCGCTGCGTGCGGCCGGTGAACACGGGACCGCTCTCATCTGCAACCCCGACATCCGCATGCGGCAGGGCTGCGCCAAACGTCTCGTCGACGGACTCGGGGACGGAGTCGGGATCGCCGTACCCCTTCTGTACGAGGAAGGCAGGGACAGGCCCCACCACTCGCTGCGCCGCGAGTCGAGTGTGAGCCGGGCGCTCGGCGAGGCACTCATCGGAAACACCAGGGCCGGACGCTTCCCGCGCCTGAGCGAGCTCGTCACCGACCCGGCCGCCTACCAGCGGTCCACGCGCGCGGACTGGGCGACCGGCGCGCTCATGGCCGTCTCGGGGGAGTGCCTGGCCGCTTGCGGGCCGTGGGACGAGTCCTTCTTCCTCTACTCGGAGGAGACCGAGTACTGCCTGCGGGCGCGGGACCGGGGATACGCCACCCAGTTGGAGCCCACGGCCGAGGCCGTTCACCTGGGCGGCGACTCCCAGGTGTCGGCCCGGCTGTGGACCCTCCTCACCCTCAACCGTGTCCGTCTGTACCGGCGGCGGCACGGCGCCCTCGCCACGGCCGCCTTCCGCGCAGCGGTCCTGCTCCGGGAGACCTCACGCGCCGCGCTGGGCCGCCCGGCCAGCCGGGCGGCGGCGCTGGCCCTGATCCGACCGGGCGTTCTCCGCACGACGCCGGGCCCGTAA
- a CDS encoding O-antigen ligase family protein, whose product MSLGDIWAIMCRRWYFMVPLTLLSLFAGGYLYRTIPVSYQSQSSVTLLDSTAVADLAPTFGNPISNAGGSLVVTADVLIRTLQSSDSAKELHSRGVTDRYTAGFAPEADSPLLTLSVTGTDRAKVLRETTTLTKFTGEQLKALQAASKVPAVYFVQAAPVVLPQTPVSQPKTRYQDIAAVVIVGIVSAFLLSILAEGVAVVRRRGRAQAGYVPRRHRARPPERAPRGLLVRRLDATTILTGYLALAFFVPSNLTLPALGGVGTPANVFALLGLLWYLATWLGGRIRPAEGTRLPRVAMCLLAVAVLLSYLADATRESSHQEVLGADRGLIGLGVWVALVVLASAGIQERSRLEVLMRRLVVLGTVVALIGYYDFFAATNIADSIHIPGLQSSTAGISAMDRGSFTRPRSTTAHPLEFGGMLAILVPFAVHQAFDPVRRHAGAMRRWAPVAVMAGALPLTVSRTSIIGALIVALVMVPRWKPQRRWAAIGIILGSVAGFKVIIPGLIGTITNLFASFLSNSDSSTQARTVKYSAIVPYLDERPWFGRGFGTFTPDLYFFTDNQYMLTLAEMGFVGLVALLALFVTGIHTGGAIRRLARTDADRELGQAFLASALVALVISATFDALSFPMYAGMFFLTLGAGGSYLGFVRREAAAATAEAAAAAAVPGPRTASEAPAPQLAESR is encoded by the coding sequence ATGAGCCTTGGCGACATCTGGGCGATCATGTGCAGGCGCTGGTACTTCATGGTGCCCCTCACCCTGCTCAGTCTCTTCGCGGGCGGGTACCTGTACCGGACCATCCCGGTGTCCTACCAGTCGCAGAGCTCCGTCACGCTGCTCGACTCCACGGCGGTCGCCGATCTGGCGCCGACCTTCGGCAACCCCATATCGAACGCGGGCGGTTCGCTGGTCGTCACGGCCGACGTGCTGATCAGGACGCTCCAGTCGAGCGACTCGGCCAAGGAACTGCACTCCCGAGGCGTCACGGACCGGTACACGGCCGGTTTCGCGCCGGAGGCCGACAGTCCGCTGCTCACCCTGAGCGTCACCGGGACCGACCGGGCGAAGGTGCTCCGGGAGACCACCACCCTCACCAAGTTCACCGGGGAGCAGCTGAAGGCCCTGCAGGCCGCGTCCAAGGTGCCCGCGGTGTACTTCGTGCAGGCCGCTCCGGTCGTGCTGCCGCAGACACCGGTCTCGCAGCCGAAGACCCGGTACCAGGACATCGCGGCGGTCGTCATCGTCGGGATCGTCAGCGCCTTCCTGCTGTCCATCCTGGCCGAAGGCGTCGCGGTGGTCCGCCGCCGCGGCCGCGCCCAGGCCGGATACGTCCCGCGGCGCCACCGCGCCCGGCCCCCCGAGCGGGCGCCCAGGGGGCTGCTGGTGCGCAGGCTGGACGCCACAACGATCCTCACCGGCTATCTGGCGCTGGCCTTCTTCGTCCCGTCGAACCTCACCCTGCCGGCGCTGGGCGGCGTCGGCACCCCGGCCAACGTCTTCGCCCTGCTGGGACTTCTCTGGTACCTCGCGACCTGGCTGGGCGGCCGCATCCGGCCCGCCGAGGGCACCAGACTGCCGCGCGTGGCGATGTGCCTGCTCGCCGTGGCGGTACTGCTGTCGTACCTCGCGGACGCGACCCGCGAAAGCTCGCACCAGGAGGTCCTCGGGGCCGACCGGGGACTGATCGGGCTCGGGGTGTGGGTGGCGCTGGTGGTGCTGGCGTCGGCCGGCATCCAGGAGCGCAGCCGGCTGGAGGTCCTGATGCGCCGGCTCGTCGTACTGGGCACGGTGGTCGCCCTGATCGGCTACTACGACTTCTTCGCCGCGACCAACATCGCCGACTCCATCCACATCCCCGGCCTGCAGTCGAGCACCGCCGGGATCAGCGCCATGGACCGCGGCTCGTTCACCCGGCCACGCTCCACGACGGCCCATCCGCTGGAGTTCGGGGGGATGCTGGCCATCCTGGTTCCCTTCGCCGTCCACCAGGCGTTCGATCCGGTACGGCGTCACGCCGGCGCGATGCGCCGCTGGGCCCCGGTGGCCGTGATGGCGGGGGCGCTTCCGCTGACGGTGTCCAGGACGTCCATCATCGGCGCCCTCATCGTGGCCCTGGTGATGGTGCCGCGCTGGAAGCCGCAGCGGCGCTGGGCCGCGATCGGGATCATCCTGGGCTCGGTGGCCGGCTTCAAGGTGATCATTCCCGGGCTGATCGGAACCATCACCAACCTGTTCGCCAGCTTCCTGTCCAACTCCGACAGCAGCACCCAGGCGCGCACCGTGAAGTACAGCGCGATCGTCCCCTACCTCGACGAACGCCCCTGGTTCGGACGCGGATTCGGGACCTTCACCCCCGACCTGTACTTCTTCACGGACAACCAGTACATGCTGACCCTGGCCGAGATGGGCTTCGTGGGGCTGGTCGCGCTGCTCGCCCTGTTCGTCACCGGGATCCACACCGGCGGCGCCATCCGCCGGCTGGCCCGCACCGATGCGGACCGCGAACTCGGGCAGGCGTTCCTCGCCTCCGCGCTGGTCGCCCTGGTCATCAGCGCCACCTTCGACGCGCTCAGTTTCCCCATGTACGCCGGGATGTTCTTCCTGACCCTGGGGGCCGGCGGCAGCTACCTCGGCTTCGTCCGCCGTGAGGCGGCCGCGGCCACGGCTGAGGCCGCGGCCGCCGCCGCGGTCCCCGGCCCCCGTACGGCATCCGAAGCCCCGGCCCCCCAACTCGCGGAGTCCCGATGA
- a CDS encoding glycosyltransferase family 2 protein: MTTVSVVIPCYKYGHFLADCVSSVLDEQDGVDVRVLIIDDASPDDSAETAHKLAAADPRIEVHVHQSNKGHIATYNEGLLEWADGDYVALLSADDRLVPGALVRAAALLDAHPEAGFAYGRPLRFQHGGPLPKARTHSTGSAVYPGHWWLERRFREATGCITSPEVVVRTSLQREVGGYDPALPHAGDIEMWMRLAARADVGYVRGADQAFYRVHGNNMSTTDFGGQLDDLRQRLVAYDSVLGKCSGLLPQADRLAGAVHTRLARFALRRAYRAYDRGRTEVVPVDELVAFAEECLPGFAALPEYRALRLRQRIGAKTMPYLQPLVWSAVAERGREWLWWESWKRRGI, from the coding sequence ATGACCACCGTCAGTGTCGTGATCCCCTGCTACAAGTACGGCCATTTCCTCGCCGACTGCGTGAGCAGCGTCCTGGACGAGCAGGACGGCGTGGACGTCCGGGTCCTCATCATCGACGACGCCTCACCCGACGACTCGGCGGAGACCGCGCACAAGCTGGCGGCCGCCGACCCGCGCATCGAAGTCCACGTCCACCAGAGCAACAAGGGACACATCGCCACCTACAACGAGGGTCTCCTCGAGTGGGCCGACGGGGACTACGTAGCTCTCCTGTCCGCCGACGACCGGCTGGTCCCCGGCGCCCTGGTGCGCGCCGCCGCTCTGCTGGACGCCCACCCGGAGGCCGGGTTCGCCTACGGCCGCCCCCTGCGCTTCCAGCACGGCGGCCCGCTGCCCAAGGCCCGTACGCACAGCACCGGTTCGGCCGTCTACCCCGGGCACTGGTGGCTGGAGCGCCGGTTCCGTGAGGCCACCGGCTGCATCACCTCGCCCGAGGTCGTGGTCCGCACCAGCCTCCAGCGCGAGGTGGGCGGCTACGACCCCGCACTTCCCCACGCCGGCGACATCGAGATGTGGATGCGGCTCGCCGCCCGCGCCGACGTCGGCTACGTACGCGGGGCCGACCAGGCCTTCTACCGCGTCCACGGCAACAACATGTCCACCACCGACTTCGGCGGTCAGCTCGACGACCTCCGCCAGCGCCTCGTCGCCTACGACTCCGTACTCGGCAAATGTTCCGGCCTGCTGCCGCAGGCCGACCGACTGGCCGGCGCGGTGCACACCCGCCTCGCCCGCTTCGCGCTGCGCCGCGCCTATCGCGCCTACGACCGGGGGCGCACCGAGGTCGTCCCGGTCGACGAGCTCGTGGCCTTCGCCGAGGAGTGCCTGCCGGGCTTCGCGGCGCTGCCCGAGTACCGCGCGCTGCGGCTGCGGCAGCGCATCGGGGCGAAGACGATGCCGTATCTGCAACCGCTGGTGTGGTCGGCCGTGGCCGAACGCGGGCGGGAGTGGCTGTGGTGGGAGTCGTGGAAGCGCCGCGGCATCTGA
- a CDS encoding DUF4082 domain-containing protein produces MNPIVCENSKSGSPMSDWYAPNAYGDIKGFSTKESVQAGDTVQFKIQSKTSYHVEIYRLGWYGGDGAREMSTAAQAAVTYPANYNANPANCITRTTGLVDCGNWPVTASWTVPADAVSGLYIANLTQTDGDGLMPYPFVVRKDSSTSDIVVQTSDQTWQAYNDYGGQDFYGGAGPAPDGRAYEVSYNRPLDIGGDNGIYGSEFMMLSWLERNGYDVSYLSGVDVSTNGGTLLKKHKVYLSSGHDEYWTQSQYSNVLAARKAGVRQAFFSGNEVFWKTRLAPSVDGTSTANRTLVCYKMTKMAQNNGIADPSGTWTGTWMDPTSTDYGQTYQPPNVLTGSMFQVNGYREDAITVPGSYGKNRLWRNTSIANLSSSQTATFPAGTLGYEWDSDLSNSTRPAGAIDVSSTTVDITDGKYRLDWGNMYGNGTATHNLVEFRDQDSGALVFGAGTVQWSWGLNNLPTYDPDDVVVTEDARMQQATVNILADMGVQPQSRQSNLVSATASTDTTGPAVTVTSPASGVTVPALKPVSITGTATDSGGVVARVEVSTDGGTTWNPTKGLASWSYSWTPTTPGPASVKVRAVDDSVNIGAVTTIPVTVGPQACPCTIWPATAVPGTVNGGDGGSLELGVKIRTTVAGSITGVRFYKSPVNTGTHTGSLWSASGTRLATGTFTGETASGWQQLNFATPVTVKANTTYVASYFAPNGGYSYDGGYFSDNAAGLAPLTALKSGTDGGNGLYHYGSTSAFPSSAAPGANYWVDVVLDTSTASTTPPAVTSTSPTSGATGTSITAPVSAVFDHAIDADSLTFTVKDPDGNTVPGTNTLPASNKATFTPSTELELHTTYTASVQASDLWGNAMGAPVTWSFTTSSNPPAVTCPCTLWNSSTVPARTDVTDDPNSLELGTRFQSSASGWVTGVTFYKGTGNTGTHTGSLWSADGTLLASGTFTSESATGWQTMTFATPVAISADTAYVVSYHAPNGNYAVDGGYFASAHKSYPLTATADTVSAHNGLYRYGSDVAFPTGSYGSANYWVGPVFTADNPSASLTSGSASEVTTSSLQHTADATSPLATSLPSTTKLSSVKATVTVLPGAKAAAARKLHVKTVLSYDRATHKVSVHLSAPLPDGTRFKITVTARDKHHHTVKSRSWVLKSKTVRKKN; encoded by the coding sequence ATGAACCCCATCGTCTGTGAGAACTCCAAGTCGGGCAGCCCCATGTCCGACTGGTACGCCCCCAACGCCTACGGTGACATCAAGGGCTTCTCCACCAAGGAGAGCGTCCAGGCCGGTGACACCGTCCAGTTCAAGATCCAGTCGAAGACCTCGTACCACGTCGAGATCTACCGCCTCGGCTGGTACGGCGGCGACGGCGCCCGCGAGATGTCGACCGCGGCCCAGGCGGCGGTGACCTACCCCGCCAACTACAACGCCAATCCCGCCAACTGCATCACCAGGACCACCGGCCTGGTCGACTGCGGCAACTGGCCCGTGACCGCGAGCTGGACGGTGCCCGCCGACGCCGTGTCCGGCCTGTACATCGCGAACCTGACCCAGACGGACGGCGACGGCCTGATGCCGTACCCGTTCGTCGTCCGCAAGGACTCCAGCACCTCCGACATCGTCGTGCAGACCAGCGACCAGACCTGGCAGGCCTACAACGACTACGGCGGCCAGGACTTCTACGGCGGCGCGGGACCCGCGCCGGACGGCCGCGCCTACGAGGTCAGCTACAACCGGCCGCTGGACATCGGCGGTGACAACGGCATCTACGGCTCCGAGTTCATGATGCTGTCCTGGCTGGAGCGCAACGGCTACGACGTGAGCTACCTATCGGGCGTGGACGTGTCGACCAACGGCGGCACCCTCCTGAAGAAGCACAAGGTGTATCTGTCCTCGGGCCACGACGAGTACTGGACGCAGAGCCAGTACTCCAACGTCCTGGCGGCCAGGAAGGCCGGCGTGCGGCAGGCCTTCTTCAGCGGCAACGAGGTCTTCTGGAAGACCCGGCTCGCCCCGAGCGTCGACGGCACGAGCACGGCGAACCGGACCCTGGTCTGCTACAAGATGACCAAGATGGCGCAGAACAACGGCATCGCCGACCCCAGCGGCACCTGGACCGGCACCTGGATGGACCCGACCAGCACCGACTACGGCCAGACCTACCAGCCGCCGAACGTCCTCACCGGCTCCATGTTCCAGGTGAACGGCTACCGCGAGGACGCGATCACGGTCCCCGGCTCGTACGGCAAGAACCGGCTGTGGCGCAACACCTCCATCGCGAACCTCAGCTCGAGCCAGACCGCCACCTTCCCGGCCGGCACCCTCGGCTACGAGTGGGACAGCGACCTCTCCAACAGCACCAGACCCGCCGGGGCGATCGACGTGTCGTCCACGACGGTGGACATCACCGACGGCAAGTACCGCCTCGACTGGGGCAACATGTACGGCAACGGCACGGCGACGCACAATCTCGTCGAGTTCCGTGACCAGGACTCCGGGGCCCTGGTCTTCGGGGCGGGGACCGTGCAGTGGTCGTGGGGCCTGAACAACCTGCCGACGTACGACCCCGACGACGTGGTGGTCACCGAGGACGCCCGCATGCAGCAGGCGACCGTGAACATCCTCGCCGACATGGGTGTGCAGCCGCAGTCCCGGCAGAGCAACCTCGTCAGCGCCACGGCCTCCACCGACACGACCGGCCCGGCCGTCACGGTGACGAGCCCGGCGTCCGGGGTCACCGTCCCGGCGCTCAAGCCGGTCAGCATCACCGGTACCGCCACCGACTCCGGCGGTGTGGTGGCCCGCGTGGAGGTGTCCACCGACGGCGGAACGACCTGGAACCCCACCAAGGGCCTCGCGTCCTGGAGCTACAGCTGGACGCCGACGACCCCGGGCCCGGCGTCGGTCAAGGTCCGCGCGGTGGACGACAGCGTCAACATCGGGGCCGTCACCACCATCCCGGTGACCGTCGGCCCGCAGGCCTGCCCGTGCACCATCTGGCCCGCCACCGCCGTGCCCGGCACGGTCAACGGCGGCGACGGCGGTTCGCTGGAGCTCGGCGTCAAGATCCGCACCACGGTGGCCGGATCGATCACCGGCGTCCGCTTCTACAAGTCCCCCGTCAACACCGGCACCCACACCGGCAGCCTGTGGAGCGCCTCCGGCACCCGCCTGGCCACCGGCACCTTCACCGGCGAGACGGCGTCCGGCTGGCAGCAGCTGAACTTCGCCACCCCGGTGACCGTCAAGGCCAACACCACCTACGTCGCCTCCTACTTCGCGCCGAACGGCGGATACTCCTACGACGGCGGCTACTTCTCCGACAACGCCGCCGGCCTGGCCCCGCTCACGGCACTCAAGTCGGGAACCGACGGCGGCAACGGCCTCTACCACTACGGCTCGACGAGCGCTTTCCCGTCCTCGGCGGCCCCGGGCGCCAACTACTGGGTCGACGTGGTGCTGGACACCTCGACGGCCAGTACGACCCCGCCCGCCGTCACCTCGACCTCACCGACCTCGGGGGCGACCGGCACGTCGATCACGGCACCGGTGTCGGCCGTCTTCGACCACGCCATCGACGCCGACAGCCTGACGTTCACCGTGAAGGACCCGGACGGCAACACCGTGCCGGGCACCAACACGCTCCCCGCGTCGAACAAGGCGACCTTCACACCGTCGACCGAGCTGGAACTGCACACCACGTACACCGCTTCCGTCCAGGCCTCCGACCTGTGGGGCAACGCGATGGGCGCCCCGGTCACCTGGAGCTTCACCACCAGCTCGAACCCGCCCGCGGTCACCTGCCCCTGCACGCTGTGGAACTCGAGCACCGTGCCGGCCAGAACCGACGTCACCGACGACCCCAACTCCCTGGAACTGGGCACCCGTTTCCAGTCCTCGGCGAGCGGATGGGTCACCGGCGTCACCTTCTACAAGGGCACCGGCAACACCGGCACCCACACCGGCAGCCTCTGGTCCGCCGACGGCACGCTCCTCGCCTCCGGCACCTTCACCAGCGAGTCGGCCACCGGCTGGCAGACGATGACCTTCGCCACCCCGGTCGCGATCAGCGCCGACACCGCGTACGTCGTCTCCTACCACGCGCCGAACGGCAACTACGCGGTGGACGGCGGGTACTTCGCGTCGGCCCACAAGTCCTATCCGCTGACCGCCACCGCCGACACCGTTTCGGCCCACAACGGGCTCTACCGGTACGGCAGTGACGTGGCCTTCCCCACCGGCTCCTACGGATCCGCGAACTACTGGGTGGGCCCGGTGTTCACCGCCGACAACCCGTCCGCGTCGCTTACCTCGGGCTCCGCCTCGGAGGTGACCACCTCCTCGCTGCAGCACACCGCCGACGCGACGAGCCCCCTCGCCACGTCGCTGCCCAGCACGACCAAGCTGTCGTCGGTGAAGGCGACGGTGACCGTCCTGCCGGGCGCGAAGGCAGCGGCGGCCAGGAAGCTCCACGTCAAGACCGTCCTCTCCTACGACCGGGCCACCCACAAGGTGTCCGTCCACCTGTCCGCCCCGCTGCCGGACGGCACGCGGTTCAAGATCACGGTCACGGCCCGGGACAAGCACCACCACACGGTGAAGTCCCGCAGCTGGGTCCTGAAGAGCAAGACCGTCCGCAAGAAGAACTAG